The genomic interval cacccacccttactctacccacacacacacacacccacccacccttactcttcccacacatgcacccacccacccttactcttcccacactcccacccacccacccttactcttcccacactcccacccacccacccttactcttcccacactcccacccacccacccttactcttcccacactcccacccacccacccttactcttcccacactcccacccacccttactcttcccacactcccacccacccttactcttcccacactcccacccacccacccttactcttcccacactcccacccacccacccttactcttcccacactcccacccacccacccttactcttcccacactcccacccacccacccttactcttcccacccacccttactcttcccacccacccacccacccacccttactcttcccacccacccttactcttcccacactcccacccacccacactcttcccacactcccacactcccacccacactcttcccacactcccacccacccacactcttcccacactcccacctttactcttcacacacacccacccacccttaccttcacacacacccacccacccacccttactcttcacacacacccacccatccttactcttcccacacccacccacccacccttactcttcccacacacccacccacccttactctacccacacacacacacacccacccacccttactcttcccacacatgcacccacccacccttactcttcccacacacccacccacccacccttactcttcccacacacacacccacccacccttactcttcccacacaattactcttcccacacacccacccacccacccttactcttcccacacacccacccacactcttcccacccacccacactcttcccacacacccacccacactcttcccacacacccacccttactcttcccacactaacccacccacccacccacccttactcttcccacacaaactcttcccacacacccacccacccttactcttcccacacacccaccctccctcttcccacccacccttactcttcacatccacccacccttactcttcacacacccccacccacccacccttactcttcccacacccccacccacccacccttacacTTCccacacccttactcttcccacacccccacacacccacccttactcttcccacccccccacccacccttactcttcacacccacccttcctcttcccacaccaacacccacccacccttcctcttcccacacccccccacccttcctctattACAATAAACATTTACTATTATCATTCTTACACACATCCACTTACATTTACTACAACAATACttttacatttacacacacatatgacGGATGTTCATCCAGGGATTGTTCCGATTGCCAATTGTTGGAGTCAGGAAATAATTCTTTTTTCACCTTAATacggttttttttttgccttcctctggatgacAACGTATGTTCACACATACAATTACTTTTCTCTTATCAACTTGCATTTAATAACAACAATAATTTATTACTATACCAATTATTATCACATGGACTCTTACATATGTTTAATAAAAATTTATATACCACTTTTTATTCTTCATCAACGACAATAAAAGCTTTTTAAAATTTTTATatattactctttgttttcattgtatttcattcatatactttttattacaaacaacattcttttttattttatccattcacattccgggcaacgccgggtctatcagctagtatataaataaaatacatttaataaattcctagtcagaacaacattcgtttttgacataaatgtatttattgtattacattatactacaattagtcgtgtgtgtgtgtgtgtgtgtgtgtgtgtgtgtgtgtgtgtgtgtgtgtgtgtgtgtgtgtgtgtgtgtgtgtgtcaatgtcggatctagaaataaaagccagatgtgaatgactagtttcctgaaccccttaaccagtgtctggacgtcggcgcttcacagagagagacagagagagacagacagacacccacacacacacagagagcggcacacccacacagagagaaagagagacacacagagaaagagacacacagagaaagagagagaatgagagacacacacagtgagagaatgagagacaaagagagagtgcgacagagagagtgcgacagagagtgggagagtgcgacagagagagggagagggtgacagagagagggagagggtgacagagagagggagagtgcgacagagagagggagagtgcgacagagagagggagagtgcgacagagagagggagagggtgacagagagagggagagggtgacagagagagggtgacagagagagggagagggcgacacagggagagggcaacacagggagagggtgggtgacacaaggagagggtgggtgacacagggagagggagagggtgacacagggagagggagagggtgacacagggacagggtgacacagggagagggtgacacagggacagggagagggtgacacagggacagggagagggtggcacagggacagggtgacacagggacagggagagagagggtgacacagggagagggagagagagggtgacacagggagagggagagagagggtgacacagggagagagtgggtgacacagggagagggagggtgacacagggagagggagggtgacacatggagagggtgacacagggagagagtgacacagggagagggtgacacagggagagggtgacacagggagagggagagggtgggtgacacagggagagggagggtgacacagggagagggagggtgacacagggagagggagggtgacacagggagagggagggtgacacagggagagggagggtgacagggagagggagggtgacacagggagagggagggtgacagggacagggagggtgacacggagagggagagggtaacacagagacagggagagggtgacacaaggagagggtgacacagagacagggagagggtgacacaaggagagggtgacacagggagagggagagggtgacacagggagagggtgacacagggagagggtgacacagggagagggtgacacagggagagggagggtgacacagggagagggagggtgacacagggagagggagggtgacacagggagagggtgacacggagagggtgacacatggagagggagagggtgacacagggagagggagggatagagagggtgacacagggagagggagacacagggagagggtgacagagggagagggtgacacagggtgagggtgacacagggtgagggtgacacagggtgagggtgacacagggtgagggtgacacagggagagggtgacacagggagagggagagagggtgacacactcacagacacagacacccactctcactcagacaaactcacacacacacacacagtctgtcactcacacacacaaacactcacccgcaaggcagggggtcgcacatggcagcgggggcctccgcacggcaggggggtcgcacatggcagcgggggcctccgcacggcagcgggggcctccgcacggcaggagggcctctgcaaggggccgtgccccctccagagggggacgccgacaccgcagtatcctgcttagaccgagcagggagaggctccggtgaggggatttcccctgcttagagcaggcagaggccccggtgaggggatttcccctgcttagagcaggcagaggccccggtgaggggatttcccctgcttagagcaggcagaggccccggtgaggggatttcccctgcttagagcaggcagaggccccggtgaggggatttcccctgcttagagcaggcagaggccccggtgaggggatttcccctgcttagagcagggagaggctccggtgaggggatttccgggagaggctccggtgaggggatttcccctgcttagagcagggagaggctccggtgaggggatttcccctgcttagagcagggagaggcacgcgtggggtgggcacggaggccgggagagattggggtgaggggggggggggggtggatggcccgatgggagggggagggggggggcggatggcccgatgggagggggggtgacagatggccctgcaggggtctgaggcagacaggcgtggaaggggctggctggcggaagggggaggagtggaagagctgaggaggggaagttgctgagaggcgggggaggagcgaaggcagtgatcagagagccggcttttttttttttctccagcgccagCGCGGGAAAAATAGCAGCGCGAgcggcgggaaatttaaaaaatacacgtgtgctgcttgtgccaatatttactcggccaggggttaaatccacccgccccgggcgagtaaatgtatacaattgtcgaacactgtatatatatatatatatatatatatgtatgtatgtatgtatgtatgtatgtatgtatatatatatatatgtatatatatatatatatgtatatatatatatatgtatatatgtatatatatatatatatgtatatatatatatatatatatagataccacacttagtaaagttatggtgggtaaaaaaagtgacaaaaaccctccatagtaaagcatacagcaaatgggaatattactgtatgctcatttgcatgtcttagtcaggtctgcaaccctgcctttcaccattatcgcccagcatacactgcttctactgcagcaagggatcctgggaaatgacatgcaaatgagcacacagtgccaccttttgcttcaaaaccatttaacatggtcccctataagcctaagcttgctgcatggtcacagctttgagcacagccagggttaagatgcatagccagaaaacccacccacagacagctgagTTCCAGGACAGGTTTATCAAATGGATTTCTGGTCATTTCATAATCCTGATCACACCGAGAGCTGCTGGGTTTGGAGGGAGACAAAGGTGTTTTCAAGTTTGTCGCCTTGTTTCAGGCACATATGCAAATGCCGGGTAAGTGTAATACTGAAGCCCAGATTAACCaaaagcaggggcggccaactcccattctcaagggccaccaacaggtcaggtttcaggatatccctgctccagcacaggaggctcaatctgtggctcagtcgaagactgtgctGAGGCTGGAACTGTTtgagttacctgtgctgaagcaggaatatccttaaaacctgttggtgacccttgaggaccggagtttgCCACCGCTGCACTGGAGAGTGCTAAGCTTTAgctcccattcacttgaatagcaTGATAAATCTTAGCACCGTTGAGTGAATATGGGCCTCAGCGCGCTGTGACTGGCCTCTCACTGGGGGGAGAACTCTCCGGGTGTTTCCTGCGCTGTACGGAGTAATAATCCTTATATTGGTGACCCAACTCCCAGACTGGGTATAAAGCCGTCCTCACCTGGTTTGGTGTAACGGAGATAAGCTGCCACTGAGATGGATATTATCAGGACCACGGCTGCCACGCCAAGAGACACAGGAAGGATATTCCCAGATGGATTGTTTGGTGCAGCTGAGGACACCAAAAACATGGTAAAAAAAACCCCCCACCCTGCAGCAGTGAAGCAGTTAATTACCCGCACATGATCTCCATCCATTTCCCACTGAAAACAAACGTAGTAATCAGCGCGTGTGACATTAATCAATAGATACAGTGtttaggaagtgtgtgtgtgatttggtTATGCCCAAATACACCAATATATTACACACCATACATATCATTGCAGTATGAGTATCACTTACCCCAGGgatccccaactccagtcctcagggcccACTCACAGTGCAGGTGTTACAGATACCTctgctagagcacaggtggttcagtcacaatgattgggccgcctgtgctaatgagaggctatccttaaaccCTGCACGGTTAGCGGTGCCTGAGGGCTGGTGTTGGGGACCTCTGACTTACCAAACGGGTGACCTTGATGTACGTGTCTATTTTTTAACCTGCTGTGTGTGGTGTTCCATGTATTGGGGCCAgcgtggccatctccagtcctcaagggccaccaacaggtttaaggatatccctgcttcagcacaggtggctcactgagccactgactgagccaggGTCAAAACTGGACCTGTTGGTGACCatttggactggagttggccgcccctgtgttAGAGTTTTCTCTTGCTGGTATAGGGGGGGCAATAGCCGGTGGTTTGGAGGGGAGCAGAGCACACAGGCTTTGTGACATTACAACCAGGGATGCTATTGCTCCTGCACATTCCAGGTAGAGGAGGGGACTTCTGAGACCTCACTGGCTGCTCCATCCTCTGCTCCAGCCTGCAGGTCAGTGACTTGAGGTGCTCGTTCTGGTCAAATGTGTGTGTTTTAAGTTCATGAATGATGCACATAGCTACagtagtgtgtgtatgcatatgtgtgtgtgtgtgtgtgcgtgtgtgtgtgtgcatgcgttgAACTTATCTAAGGCCCAGATCAGACAGGATGCTACGCGACGTCCGCTCGCTTACATGCACGCACACGGTTGTCACTCTTTGACGCTAGTGGATGACAGTTGTCATACTAGAAACTGGTTGTGGTGGCAAactacagcgttgacgctgcgacATTTTTCCGCCACAAaccaaattgaaatttggggctgcagtcgcgtcacgtgagctggttcagccaataaaggcagACCAGCTCTCTGACGTGTTcatcacgcccccacccccaccacacccccaaacgccgcgacccaactcctgcaggtTGAggacagatcgctgggctgcaggagtgcgcggcGGAGGCGCGTGCGCAAGCGTGTGGCCGTAGCAGCCAGTCTGAGCTCGGCCTAATGTATGTTGTACAAAGGCCCCACGTGACCTTGGGCTAAATTTTCCCTCCATCCAGTTTTACTTTCGCTCTTTACAGTTTTATCTGGGGAATATTTCCCACTTCCTAACGTGTATTTCATGTCTCCACTGGAGTCAGATCCCaagtaaggcctcgggcatggtgcctcgggcatggtgcctcgggcatggtgcctcgggccgcgctgatccgcgctcctgcgctgcctcgcctgctcaaactggagcttttttgtgtcctggcaggcgaggcagtgagcgcgctttggggtgGGGCGAAGGCGTGGTggaggcggaacggaggcgtggcgggaggcggggctagtccctcgctctcattggatgtgagcggtcacgtgaccgctcctccgctcccctgagtggcaaattttaaatttgcctgtttCCTCAaaatttctgagcctccgcacgcatgcggaagcggctgctaaagccgtgcggatgacagatgcagggggtaagtgcatctgctcagcgcggctcagcacgacctgctgtactatgtcccaggcctaagaatcTCACCGGCGGTCACGTTGAGGAATGTCCCATTTCCGTGTCCTGATATTATCTCATTGTCCTGGATCTCAACCTGACAGACATACATCCCGGTGTCCGTGAGAATCACTCTGTGCAGCTTCATATCGGCAGAGCGCTTATCGATGAAATCGCTCTGAGTTGCGCTGGAGACTCTGCCCATGAAATCTTTACTGGAATCAGAGACCTCAGGCCCGCCCAGCCCATGTCTGTACCATCTGTACGAGCCGACGCGTGCCCTCTCTGTGCTGCTCAGGGTGTAGTCGCACTGTAAGGTGACTGTGCTTCCCTCTGTGGTGGTCACTGCAGGGATCTGGGATACGTGGATCTTCTGCGAGAGAAACCctgtcacacacagagcacagtCAGTggggtgtgtacagtataacccattcacacagcactgcaggaggtgggggatctgtatataacccattcacacggcactgcaggaggtgggggatctgtatataacccattcacacggcactgcaggaggtggggtgtgtatataacccattcacacggcactgcaggaggtgggggatctgtatataacccattcacatggcactgcaggaggtgggggatctgtatataacccattcacatggcactgcaggaggtgggggatctgtatataacccattcacatggcactgcaggaggtgggggatctgtatataacccattcacatggcactgcaggaggtgggggatctgtatataacccattcacacagcactgcaggaggtgggggatctgtatataacccattcacatggcactgcaggaggggggggggtgtatataacccattcacacagcactgcaggaggtgggggatctgtatataacccattcacacagcactgcaggaggtgggggatctgtatataacccattcacacagcactgcaggaggtgggggatctgtatataacctattcacatggcactgcaggaggtgggggatctgtatataacccattcacacagcactgcaggaggcgggggatctgtatataacccattcacatggcactgcaggaggtgggggggtgtatataacccattcacacagcactgcaggaggtgggggatctgtatataacccattcacacagcactgcaggaggtgggggatctgtatataacccattcacatggcactgcaggaggtgggggatctgtatataacccattcacatggcactgcaggaggtggggtgtgtatataacccattcacacagcactgcaggaggtgggggatctgtatataacccattcacacagcactgcaggaggtgggggatctgtatataacccattcacatggcactgcagggggtgggggatctgtatataacccattcacatgtcactgcaggaggtgggggatctgtatataacccattcacactgcactgcaggaggtgggggatctgtatataacccattcacatggcactgcaggaggtgggggatctgtactgtatataacccactcacatggcactgcaggaggtgggggatctgtatataacccattcacatggcactgcaggaggtgggggatctgtatataacccattcacatggcactgcaggaggtgggggatctgtatataacccattcacactgcactgcaggaggtgggggatctgtatataacccattcacactgcactgcaggaggtgggggatctgtatataacccattcacacggcactgcaggaggtggggggggtgtatataacccattcacatgtcactgcaggaggtgggggatctgtatataacacagtcacatggcactgcaggaggtgggggatctgtatataacccattcacacggcactgcaggaggtggggggggtgtatataacccattcacacggcactgcaggaggtgggggatctgtatataacccattcacacggcactgcaggaggtggggggggtgtatataacccattcacatggcactgcaggaggtggggggggtgtatataacccattcacacggcactgcaggaggtgggggatctgtatataacccattcacacagcactgcaagaggtgggggatctgtatataacccattcacacggcactgcaggaggtggggtatctgtatataacccattcacacggcactgcaggaggtgggggatctgtatataacccattcacatggcactgcaggaggtgggggatctgtatataacctattcacatggcactgcaggaggtgggggatctgtatataacccattcacatggcactgcaggaggtgggggatctgtatataacccattcacatggcactgcaggaggtgggggatctgtatataacccattcacatggcactgcaggaggtgggggatctgtatataacccattcacatggcactgcaggaggtgggggatctgtatataacccattcacatggcactgcaggaggtgggggatctgtatataacccattcacatggcactgcaggaggtgggggatctgtatataacccattcacatggcactgcaggaggtgggggatctgtatataacccattcacatgtcactgcaggaggtgggggatctgtatataacccattcacacggcactgcaggaggtgggggatctgtatataacccattcacacggcactgcaggaggtgggggatctgtatataacccattcacatggcactgcaggaggtgggggatctgtatataacccattcacatggcactgcaggaggtgggggatctgtatataacccattcacacggcactgcaggaggtgggggatctgtatataacccattca from Ascaphus truei isolate aAscTru1 chromosome 17, aAscTru1.hap1, whole genome shotgun sequence carries:
- the LOC142467898 gene encoding natural cytotoxicity triggering receptor 3-like isoform X2; this translates as MGGVGLLLLLGALQGFLSQKIHVSQIPAVTTTEGSTVTLQCDYTLSSTERARVGSYRWYRHGLGGPEVSDSSKDFMGRVSSATQSDFIDKRSADMKLHRVILTDTGMYVCQVEIQDNEIISGHGNGTFLNVTAAAPNNPSGNILPVSLGVAAVVLIISISVAAYLRYTKPASSYIREVSPTIYTDFTTPGNIRRAHCIATRNDGVQSPTLQQPLQSSEDGHYSLKNLEYTYLGCQENSKKPTLQQNAELDLYSEIP
- the LOC142467898 gene encoding natural cytotoxicity triggering receptor 3-like isoform X1, yielding MGGVGLLLLLGALQGFLSQKIHVSQIPAVTTTEGSTVTLQCDYTLSSTERARVGSYRWYRHGLGGPEVSDSSKDFMGRVSSATQSDFIDKRSADMKLHRVILTDTGMYVCQVEIQDNEIISGHGNGTFLNVTAAAPNNPSGNILPVSLGVAAVVLIISISVAAYLRYTKPASSYIREVSPTIYTDFTTPATRNDGVQSPTLQQPLQSSEDGHYSLKNLEYTYLGCQENSKKPTLQQNAELDLYSEIP